The following coding sequences lie in one Maniola jurtina chromosome 11, ilManJurt1.1, whole genome shotgun sequence genomic window:
- the LOC123869394 gene encoding STE20-related kinase adapter protein alpha isoform X1 has product MFQPTINEYQLTSIIAECCGGVAVVYSAVYKPYKENVAIKRYFVDKSKEKANLIQQDILTRKELQHPNILPYLTSFVHGRELYVVSPLMNLGSCRDILDRYFQEGLPELACAIVLRDVLLALQYLHKQFYIHRSVRASHVLLDTNGNVRLSGLRSAASMMVRGRRQKQLHSLPPPDHDNANLMWLSPELLEQNLKGYNEQSDMYSLGVLCCELANGAVPFAEVPTTLMFTEKVRGSRPQLLDCSSFPEPLDDGEMKSMYNTDSGVGDSAEGMSRLRAAYAARKLSDNFHHLSDQLLQRDPERRPSATQLLNHAMFKQIRKTDFLPSLIGRVKPIKPDPDDISALILQEKLSEMEIEKTTEWDF; this is encoded by the exons ATGTTTCAGCCAACTATTAATGAATATCAGCTGACTTCGATTATAGCCGAGTGTTGTGGCGGTGTGGCAGTGGTTTATTCAGCGGTTTACAAACCTTACAAAGAAAATGTGGCTATCAAAAGGTATTTTGTGGACAAGTCTAAGGAAAAAGCAAACTTAATTCAG CAAGATATccttactagaaaagagcttcaGCATCCAAACATACTTCCATACCTTACGTCATTTGTGCACGGGAGAGAACTGTATGTGGTGTCACCTCTCATGAACTTAGGGTCATGCAGAGATATCCTGGACAGGTACTTTCAGGAGGGTCTGCCGGAGCTGGCCTGTGCTATCGTATTGAGGGATGTGTTGCTTGCCTTGCAGTATTTACACAAACAGTTTTATATTCACAG GAGTGTACGAGCAAGTCACGTGTTACTAGATACAAACGGCAATGTCCGCTTATCTGGCCTCCGGAGTGCGGCCTCTATGATGGTGCGAGGGCGGCGACAGAAGCAACTCCACAGCCTGCCGCCGCCAGATCACGACAATGCCAACTTGATGTGGCTCAGTCCAGAATTATTGGAACAG AATCTCAAAGGCTACAACGAGCAATCGGACATGTACTCGCTAGGCGTGCTATGTTGCGAGCTCGCCAACGGTGCAGTACCGTTTGCAGAGGTACCCACCACATTAATGTTCACTGAAAAAGTGAGGGGCAGTCGACCTCAATTGCTGGATTGTTCGTCATTCCCCGAACCACTGGATGATGGTGAGATGAAGA GTATGTACAACACGGACAGCGGTGTGGGTGACAGCGCAGAGGGGATGTCCCGTTTGCGAGCCGCTTATGCTGCCCGAAAACTGAGTGACAATTTCCATCACCTCAGCGATCAGTTACTACAAAG GGACCCAGAGCGAAGGCCGTCCGCCACACAACTGCTGAATCACGCGATGTTCAAGCAGATCAGGAAGACAGACTTCTTGCCCAGCCTCATCGGACGAGTCAAACCTATCAAACCTGACCCTG ATGACATATCAGCTCTGATATTGCAGGAGAAGCTTTCCGAAATGGAAATCGAAAAGACGACCGAATGGGACTTCTAG
- the LOC123869394 gene encoding STE20-related kinase adapter protein alpha isoform X2 codes for MFQPTINEYQLTSIIAECCGGVAVVYSAVYKPYKENVAIKRYFVDKSKEKANLIQQDILTRKELQHPNILPYLTSFVHGRELYVVSPLMNLGSCRDILDRYFQEGLPELACAIVLRDVLLALQYLHKQFYIHRSVRASHVLLDTNGNVRLSGLRSAASMMVRGRRQKQLHSLPPPDHDNANLMWLSPELLEQNLKGYNEQSDMYSLGVLCCELANGAVPFAEVPTTLMFTEKVRGSRPQLLDCSSFPEPLDDGMYNTDSGVGDSAEGMSRLRAAYAARKLSDNFHHLSDQLLQRDPERRPSATQLLNHAMFKQIRKTDFLPSLIGRVKPIKPDPDDISALILQEKLSEMEIEKTTEWDF; via the exons ATGTTTCAGCCAACTATTAATGAATATCAGCTGACTTCGATTATAGCCGAGTGTTGTGGCGGTGTGGCAGTGGTTTATTCAGCGGTTTACAAACCTTACAAAGAAAATGTGGCTATCAAAAGGTATTTTGTGGACAAGTCTAAGGAAAAAGCAAACTTAATTCAG CAAGATATccttactagaaaagagcttcaGCATCCAAACATACTTCCATACCTTACGTCATTTGTGCACGGGAGAGAACTGTATGTGGTGTCACCTCTCATGAACTTAGGGTCATGCAGAGATATCCTGGACAGGTACTTTCAGGAGGGTCTGCCGGAGCTGGCCTGTGCTATCGTATTGAGGGATGTGTTGCTTGCCTTGCAGTATTTACACAAACAGTTTTATATTCACAG GAGTGTACGAGCAAGTCACGTGTTACTAGATACAAACGGCAATGTCCGCTTATCTGGCCTCCGGAGTGCGGCCTCTATGATGGTGCGAGGGCGGCGACAGAAGCAACTCCACAGCCTGCCGCCGCCAGATCACGACAATGCCAACTTGATGTGGCTCAGTCCAGAATTATTGGAACAG AATCTCAAAGGCTACAACGAGCAATCGGACATGTACTCGCTAGGCGTGCTATGTTGCGAGCTCGCCAACGGTGCAGTACCGTTTGCAGAGGTACCCACCACATTAATGTTCACTGAAAAAGTGAGGGGCAGTCGACCTCAATTGCTGGATTGTTCGTCATTCCCCGAACCACTGGATGATG GTATGTACAACACGGACAGCGGTGTGGGTGACAGCGCAGAGGGGATGTCCCGTTTGCGAGCCGCTTATGCTGCCCGAAAACTGAGTGACAATTTCCATCACCTCAGCGATCAGTTACTACAAAG GGACCCAGAGCGAAGGCCGTCCGCCACACAACTGCTGAATCACGCGATGTTCAAGCAGATCAGGAAGACAGACTTCTTGCCCAGCCTCATCGGACGAGTCAAACCTATCAAACCTGACCCTG ATGACATATCAGCTCTGATATTGCAGGAGAAGCTTTCCGAAATGGAAATCGAAAAGACGACCGAATGGGACTTCTAG
- the LOC123869385 gene encoding triokinase/FMN cyclase-like produces MSARKPITKKVINTTERCVDDNLRGVVALYPSLHLHPKHRVITLRRKTDSGRVAVLSGGGSGHEPFAAGFVGEGMLSGAVAGGVFASPPTANVLYAITHLYKYNSGGVLVLCGNYTGDRLNFGKATEKAKISGIKTELVFVGEDVASSHNKTGGRGMCGEVFLFKMLGAMSAKGYGLPAMHNALVEVTKNLATLGVCFSACSLPGQPPLFEIAPDEMELGAGVHGEAGIEKLKMGTAKEIVALILGKIIAHLKLTAGSRVAVMINNMGGTSLMEINIIAAEIKDYLDLKQIKAERMISGHLKTSLEMQGFQICLLHLNKEHGDLWLQLLDAPTEAIGWTGGVMSVKHGDGSHGDDDTLLQVHGTKTATGPSLSVKEQEILRVSLQAAAEELVRNEQLLNRLDSGCGDGDCGITLKKFGKAVLSYLETASFQYPSSVVWELSEMAETDMGGTSGGIYSLGLAAASLAIAKSTSNDRRTWLSAWESAMQAITKYGGAEPGDRTMLDTLHSAALVYKENLKADLKTALKKTVEAAEKGSKATATMTARAGRASYVASGYVTDEDAGARAVAVWLHAMLDHIADKY; encoded by the exons ATGTCTGCCCGCAAGCCTATCACGAAGAAGGTCATAAACACAACAGAGAGGTGTGTCGATGACAACCTGCGTGGGGTGGTGGCGCTCTACCCCAGTCTGCATCTACACCCTAAACACCGGGTGATCACTTTACGGAGGAAG ACTGATTCGGGAAGAGTGGCAGTCCTCAGCGGTGGAGGTTCTGGACATGAGCCGTTCGCGGCGGGTTTTGTTGGCGAAGGCATGCTGTCGGGAGCAGTGGCCGGTGGCGTGTTCGCGTCTCCACCGACCGCCAACGTGCTGTACGCGATCACACATCTCTACAAATATAATTCAG GTGGTGTATTAGTGCTTTGCGGAAACTACACTGGAGACAGATTGAATTTTGGAAAAGCAACAGAAAAAGcaaaaatttcgggaatcaaa acgGAGCTAGTTTTCGTGGGCGAAGACGTTGCCTCGAGCCACAATAAGACTGGCGGAAGAGGAATGTGTGGAGAAGTGTTCTTATTCAAG ATGCTCGGCGCGATGTCAGCTAAGGGTTACGGTTTGCCTGCAATGCACAACGCTCTTGTGGAGGTAACGAAGAACTTGGCGACTCTTGGAGTATGCTTCAGCGCTTGTTCCTTACCAG gGCAGCCACCTTTATTTGAGATAGCACCAGACGAGATGGAGTTAGGGGCTGGCGTTCATGGGGAAGCAGGCATAGAGAAATTAAAGATGGGCACAGCTAAAGAAATTGTGGCGCTAATTCTGGGAAAG ATCATAGCTCATCTCAAGCTCACCGCAGGTAGTAGGGTGGCGGTAATGATAAACAACATGGGAGGCACCTCACTCATGGAAATTAATATTATCGCAGCTGAAATCAAGGATTACTTAG ATCTGAAGCAAATCAAAGCCGAAAGAATGATCTCAGGCCACCTCAAGACCTCCTTGGAAATGCAGGGGTTCCAGATCTGCCTGCTGCACTTGAACAAGGAGCATGGAGATCTTTGGTTGCAACTACTGGATGCTCCCACGGAGGCAATCGGCTGGACTGGAGGGGTGATGTCTGTGAAGCACGGTGATGGATCGCATGGGGATGATGATACTCTGCTGCAAGTCCATGGAACAAAG ACAGCTACCGGTCCCTCTCTATCGGTGAAAGAGCAAGAGATCCTACGTGTTAGTTTGCAAGCGGCCGCGGAAGAGTTGGTGAGGAATGAGCAACTGCTCAATAGATTGGACTCAGGGTGTGGCGATGGGGATTGTGGGATCACGTTGAAGAAATTCGGGAAAG CGGTATTATCATACCTAGAAACAGCCTCTTTCCAATACCCATCGAGTGTCGTGTGGGAGTTGTCAGAGATGGCTGAAACGGATATGGGGGGTACATCTGGAGGGATTTACAGCTTAGGACTCGCTGCAGCATCTCTAGCTATAGCTAA GTCTACCTCAAATGATAGAAGAACTTGGTTATCAGCGTGGGAGAGTGCAATGCAAGCCATCACTAAGTATGGGGGAGCAGAACCGGGAGACAGAACTATG CTCGATACATTACATTCAGCGGCGTTAGTGTACAAAGAAAACTTGAAGGCTGATCTCAAAACTGCTTTGAAGAAGACCGTGGAAGCTGCCGAGAAAGGTTCTAAAGCCACCGCTACCATGACTGCTAG GGCTGGTCGAGCCTCGTACGTAGCGAGCGGGTACGTCACCGACGAAGACGCGGGCGCGCGGGCCGTCGCTGTATGGCTGCACGCGATGTTAGACCATATCGCTGATAAATATTAA